A region of Malaciobacter marinus DNA encodes the following proteins:
- a CDS encoding diacylglycerol kinase, giving the protein MRNQPKYNFLKNTMYAIKGLLDLVKTETSFKIELIITLILFPYIIIIDTTLIYKLIMFITLFGMLLAEATNSAIERVVDLVTLEHHHMAGRAKDVGSAIVFISIIVFIFSWGSIILDLYL; this is encoded by the coding sequence AATATAATTTTCTAAAAAATACTATGTATGCAATAAAAGGTTTATTAGATTTAGTAAAAACTGAAACATCTTTTAAAATTGAACTAATTATTACATTAATTTTATTTCCATATATAATAATAATTGATACTACTTTAATATATAAACTAATTATGTTTATTACCTTATTTGGGATGTTACTTGCAGAAGCAACAAATAGTGCCATAGAAAGAGTTGTTGACTTAGTTACATTAGAACACCATCATATGGCAGGAAGAGCAAAAGATGTTGGAAGTGCTATTGTATTTATTAGTATTATAGTCTTTATTTTTTCGTGGGGATCTATAATATTAGATCTTTATTTATAA
- a CDS encoding phosphoethanolamine transferase yields the protein MKIRQQTLLIFLVALWIGLFSNNAFFKHLFEIYPFSDNIIFDITVIINSILFMNLVFLLFSSKYTTKPLLILMLLTAAFSNYFMTTYDVVIDHSMIENAVETSMKESLDLFSLNMVLYILFLFVLPSIFIYFTPLQFGSLKMELKRKAQSFILSLLVIVITIVSQGDYYATFFREHKQIRYYATPTFQIYSVKKFIKEKYFHKSVEFQHVAMDAKIDEPIPERELIVMVVGETARADRFSLNGYAKQTNPLLEQEDIINFPQVSSCGTATAKSVPCMFSLTQKKDYDSTAVRNTDNVLDILKRSGVNVLWRDNNSDSKGVALRVDYEDFQSSDTNPICDIECRDEGMLSGLQEYINTHPKGDIMIVLHQMGNHGPAYYKRYPKRFEKFTPVCTTNQLEECSKEEIDNAYDNAILYTDYFLKKVIDLLKRNNDFETAMVYMSDHGESLGEHGIYLHGMPDLLAPIEQTHVPSVLWFGDKVKGELKVDELKANSKNSYSQDNLSHTLLGLFEVQSEYYKKELDILEPFRKEED from the coding sequence TTGAAAATACGACAACAAACCCTACTTATATTTTTGGTTGCACTTTGGATTGGACTATTTAGTAATAATGCGTTTTTTAAACACTTATTTGAAATCTATCCATTCTCAGATAACATTATATTTGATATAACAGTCATTATAAACTCCATTTTGTTTATGAACTTAGTATTTCTACTGTTCTCTTCAAAATATACAACGAAACCTCTATTGATTTTGATGTTGCTTACAGCTGCTTTTAGTAATTACTTTATGACAACGTATGATGTAGTTATTGACCATAGTATGATTGAAAACGCAGTTGAAACAAGTATGAAAGAATCTCTTGATTTATTCAGTTTAAACATGGTGCTATATATTCTATTCTTATTTGTTCTCCCATCTATTTTTATCTATTTTACACCACTGCAATTTGGTAGTTTAAAAATGGAACTCAAAAGAAAAGCACAATCATTTATTTTAAGTTTATTGGTGATTGTTATTACCATTGTATCTCAAGGGGATTACTATGCAACGTTCTTTAGAGAACACAAACAAATACGATATTATGCCACGCCAACTTTTCAAATCTATAGCGTAAAAAAATTTATCAAAGAGAAGTATTTTCATAAAAGTGTTGAGTTTCAACATGTCGCCATGGATGCTAAAATTGATGAACCAATTCCTGAGAGAGAATTGATTGTCATGGTTGTAGGAGAGACTGCACGAGCAGATAGATTCTCACTTAATGGATATGCAAAGCAAACCAACCCTTTACTGGAGCAAGAAGATATTATCAATTTTCCACAAGTCAGTTCATGTGGTACTGCCACTGCTAAATCCGTACCTTGTATGTTCTCCCTGACACAAAAGAAAGACTACGATTCAACAGCAGTTAGAAATACAGATAATGTTTTGGACATTTTAAAACGATCTGGTGTCAATGTCTTATGGAGAGATAATAATTCTGATTCAAAGGGTGTTGCCCTACGAGTTGATTATGAAGATTTCCAAAGCTCTGACACAAACCCTATTTGTGATATAGAGTGTAGAGATGAAGGAATGTTATCTGGATTACAAGAGTATATCAATACTCATCCCAAAGGTGATATCATGATTGTTTTACATCAAATGGGAAATCATGGGCCAGCTTATTATAAGCGATATCCAAAACGATTTGAGAAATTTACCCCTGTATGTACAACCAATCAACTTGAAGAGTGTAGTAAAGAAGAGATTGATAATGCCTATGATAATGCGATTTTATATACCGATTACTTTTTGAAAAAAGTCATTGACCTTCTAAAACGGAATAATGATTTTGAAACAGCAATGGTCTATATGAGTGATCATGGGGAATCATTAGGAGAGCATGGAATTTATTTACATGGAATGCCTGACTTATTAGCTCCTATTGAGCAAACACACGTGCCATCAGTTTTATGGTTTGGAGATAAAGTCAAGGGTGAATTAAAAGTTGATGAACTCAAAGCCAATAGCAAAAACAGCTATTCACAAGATAATCTTTCTCATACCCTTTTAGGATTATTTGAAGTGCAGAGTGAATATTATAAAAAAGAGTTAGACATTTTAGAACCATTTAGAAAAGAAGAGGATTAG